In Carassius gibelio isolate Cgi1373 ecotype wild population from Czech Republic chromosome B17, carGib1.2-hapl.c, whole genome shotgun sequence, the genomic stretch AAACATAAATTAATTGAAGTATTTGACTATATAATAACAGAGTGTGACAGTGTGTTATAGTCATTCTAACAGTTGCCAAATATTGCCTAATACACTACCTTTTTGTGCAATTTTGTATATAGCCTATTTGTGAGTCCAGTAAATATATTAGAAAGTGTTAAACGCTCCGCTCACACAAGATGTTTTAAGATTTGTACATAGCCCagataaaaaagctttttttttgacAGGCTACCTATCGGCTTTTAACATGATATCAAATTTGAAAAGGAGACAACTAGACATATATTATAAACGAATTAGGCTATACTCTCTTATTTTTCctgcaaataatttatatattcacaCAGAGACTTACGACTACTTCTGTCACCTCAGGAGGGTGGACGGATGATTACCCCTTCGTAGATAACTTCTAATCAGTCACAAATTGGTTTAGCTGTTACAACACTTCCCGGTTTTAGAGATTAAAAAATGGTTTGATAGAAGTGACTGGTGATTTGAGGGCGAATTGTTAGGCTAcatctaaaaaaatctaaataagaaCGGAGCTCACCTGCTTGAACTCAAAATCTGAGTTTGGAGAAGCGATGAAGTCGTTGTTCCACTCATCCACACAAACGCATTTTACGCATAAAGACTACTTTACAGCTGTAGGGTATTATACGTAAAAAGCCATATTTTCCTttaaaaagagataaaaaaaaaacaataccaatCAATTTACAACCAAATAATAATTGACTTTGTTGACAGGATTAATCTTATTGACTCATGCGAACAGCTCTTTAAAAACGCAGGCTGGAACTAAATTATTTGTTTCAAAAGTCAGCAAATAACTTAATCAAATTAATCCTCAATACACAGATCGGCGGTTTTCACGCCATTGTGTGCTAACCCTAAACCCAGCCAATCTCTTATTGGAGAAGTCATTCACAAATCCTTCAATGACGTCAGCGGGGTATAAAGCTGAGCAGGAGGTTCAGCTCAGCCACAAACGAGTCACTGAATCTGTTGCGCTCGGTCACTCtttccaaaggaaaaaaaaagctctgaGAATTCGCTTTTTTTTGCGACTATGAGGGAAAACTGTGATTTTTAAAAGGACTACAAGAATATTTACGTAGCCTACTGTTGGCACAAAGTCTCAAACATATTTTCGCTTGTGATGCCAGCTGGGATGTTTAGTATCGACAGTATCTTGGCAGGGAGACCCAGCTGCAAGGACTCGGTTCTGCTCCATCGGAATGCTCCGGTTGTGTTCTCCAACTTGACGGAATCCTTGTACACAGCAGCCGGCGATTTTAACGGACTGTATTCACACACCGGACCTCCAGCTCCTAACTTACAGTCGGTAAATGGAAGGATAGGCTACAACAACTACTACTATGGACAACTTCATGTCCAGGGGCCGACTGGACCAGCTTGCTGTGGCGCAATACCAACTCTCGGCTCGCAACAATGCCCGTGCATACCTACAGGTAGGCCtatgttacttttatttatttatttgtatggtatttatattttcattgcatATACTGATTATTGTGATGAATGTTTCAGTAAACTGCATAGTGAATTTcgtgccattttattttttttgtagcacAACTTAAAAACAAAGATTCCAGTTACAACAAAAATAGGTTTTACTTTTACAGtctaatgttattttaaagttaaagaagaGTTAGGTTAATAATCTGATGAAACGATAATGTTACATTTATGCCTACTTTccaaaataagaaaagaaaaacttaatttaataacATCACAAAACTCAACACACCCCATAATTGTTCTTGATAAGCAGACTCTTAGAAGAACTTTAGAGCCACTAGCTTCTCaggagaaataaataataataataggcctaatacAAATACCGTTTTATACGAGTCCGTTAAATTTAAAATCTGTATGCCGTGCATTGAAATACAATGATTTGATTTTCAGGTTACGACAGCGCCGGTTCAGTACTCATTTCTCCAGTCCCACATCAGATGATGTCGTACATGAACGTAGGCACCTTATCCAGAACCGAACTACAGCTACTCAACCAGTTACACTGCCGGCGCAAGAGACGACACCGAACCATTTTCACCGACGAGCAACTGGAGGCACTGGAGAACCTTTTCCAAGAAACCAAATACCCTGATGTTGGCACACGAGAGCAGCTGGCACGAAAGGTGCACCTACGCGAAGAGAAAGTAGAGGTGAGTGAAATCAATTTATCGTTCACACTGTAAATGACAGAGTACacgttattttatatttacaaaaggATGGTTAAAGTTTAAAGTAATAATGCAATCCGTGTAGGCCTGCTTAACCTATAGgcctaattatttttttaagctgccTATAATTTCAAAGTGCCATTGCCATTACTATGTTAATTATTTAGGGTAGCCCAAGACGTTTGTATGTGGACTTTTCATTCCATTATTTTTGTTGAACAAATTATTTATCGAAGGCCACACAGTTAATATAAATGGTATTTTAGGAAGATACAATATCgttgaaaaaataaatccataactttgtgatgaatttcttaaaaataaatgactttgactaatAGTAgaaatttcagaaaaatgttacaagttaaacatataaataacttgcctataaataaatataggcaACACGAAAAACCTTTTAGCATGCAGCTACAAAAGTTACACTTGATGCGCTTAGAAGCCATGTTCCATTGGAGGTAACACTAGCAACAGTTCCATCTTCCATCAAATCAATTTTGGCACTGTCATTATTTATCACTTTATTTTTAGACGTAGACTACATATTAAAAAATCGTTAAGTGTGATGTCTATAACGTAGCTATTTAAGATATCTGACAAGTAGGTCACGGTGGCGAGCGCCAAATTACAATTTGGGCTGCGTCAGACGAACCCTGAACAGAAAATTACTGACAGTTAATTCTAACAACCTAAAAGTCAATGAAAAATTAGCACACTGCTTAAAATCAACTCGACCTTTCACGTGacgtgtttttttcctttcatacCCTTGAAATTAAGCAGTTTCAATTTTCTTCGCTTAGGTTTGGTTCAAAAACAGACGAGcaaaatggagaagacagaaaagGTCGTCATCAGAGGAATCAGAAAACTCGCAGAAATGGAACAAATCCACGAAAACAACCACAGAGAAAACCGAGGAGGGCAAAAGTGACGTGGATTCTGACAGCTGATAAATAGAATATGAGACGGGAAAATCTTGCACAAATAGCATATGATTCGGACTTTATGTACATAGTGTAAAGTACCATGTGAGTAGGAGTGAAAATGTGTTGTCATGCTGTTGCACAGATGTATAGTAAATGTTACCTTTAACAATgatattgttatttatattaatttaaatgtacacaAAGTAACGTGGATTCTGGCCATAGTAATATTACCTGATatttacagaaaacatttttgaagtCTTGTCGTATTAAGATATATCTAAATAAGATGTTCTGGAGTGGGCTGTAACTGAAGACATGTACGATGGCAGGACGATACATTTTGACATTGATTAAACAAACGTTTTATGCcgcctgaaaaaaaaagaacataagcaAATATTAAAGTAATATCTAAAAtgttcgattttttttttgtatttatttaaaatactgcaAATATTCTGTAAGAGCATTTCTATTCGTCGAGTCTTCTTAGAATTCCGGGGTTATCAGCATTTGTTGAACCGAGGAACGTTGTAATTTAGTTGTGTAGTATAAAATACCTTAATTACATTTTCACAGTATGTGGGGATTTATGTCATAATTTGTGAACTCAAAGAGTAGTTCGAGCTAATTGTCTATTTAGGCCTATTCCATATTGTCTGTCTATAATTTACCATTAGGTAAATATGGCACTTTGAATGGGAACAAGTTTATTAGAAAATTTAGCTTCACATGAAAATGCCAAAGGATATCTCTTTTTATCTCTTCTATCAAGTTtaagattttatataatattaagtcACACCAGGTCATGCTGGTTTAATAACCATCAGAGGATTCACAAGAAAAGTATTTAATGGTCTATGTCTTTTTAATTACCCAAGCAGAaccactttttttgttgttgttgaaagaaTTTCCctttttgatatttaaataagCTACTTAAGCTACGTCTATCCTTATTTATAACTGCcgaaaaaaatgttgaaaagtaAAATCGCTATATCAAACCCGACATctctgagaaaataaataaagacatcatTGGCCACATTATCTATTGTTATTGTTCCTGGTGTTCAACGCTAATTATTAGCCTATAATAAAATGTGGTTAATTGAATTATTTAAGCTAGCATAATAGTTTGTTTTACATTCTAAATACGAATGATTAAAAGTAACATTGTTTCACGACATTTTGACGCATGCAGTGTTGTCAATATGCTCACACTTCCACTGTGTAGCACTGAGTAcgcctgtacacacacacacacacacacacacacacaacatattttttcctttctttttcttagaGCTATTTAATCACACCGAAGGCAACTGAAACGATGCAAAATTTCAACTGTGGCAGTGTGATAACAAGTTGATAAAATGTTTACGATGACCTATATGTCTGCCATTTGTAAATAGATGATTTTTAATTTAAGCCAAGTGGCGGGATCACGGTCCATTATTTTACCGAATGTCTCACACTTCTGTCCAGTGGCACTTGCTTTTTACAGTTTAATGTCGAGATATCTTTTCCCccaaagtcatttttatttgttagcaaagaaagaaaaaaaccttgtcagtgccttttttatgttttaatgataataatagtagtagtattagtagtaataATGTTAATGCtctcaaacgattaatcgcatccaaaattaaTAAGTTTACGTAAGTTtactatgtatatttatgtatatatacatacacacgcatgtatatataaaaaatcgtttatatattaaatatatttttattattatacaatttatgtgaatatatatgcatgtaaatattttctaaatatatgatGTATgtctttaaatatacatattaaatatatacagtacacacttatacattatgtaaataaaaacttttattttggatgtgattaatcatttgacagcactaaataatatataacaatattaattattCCTATTATAATTATTGCCAGtatcaaaatgcatttttctgACCCGAAAACAAGCTAAAATGTTTTCCATGAAACAAGAGAAGTCAAAATTCATTAACTGGACAAGCATTTCAGTTTCTGTGCTCTCTCTCTGCTAATGGGCCATAACATCTATCCACATGAGGGTGTGCAAgaggaattaaataaaaaatacagatgtgtgtgttttcctgtgtGTGAGGAATGGACAGGTAAACTGCatacatatttaaatgaataatttcagCTTAGTCTCTTTTAAGCTTAAATATGATTTGTGAGGC encodes the following:
- the gsc gene encoding homeobox protein goosecoid translates to MPAGMFSIDSILAGRPSCKDSVLLHRNAPVVFSNLTESLYTAAGDFNGLYSHTGPPAPNLQSVNGRIGYNNYYYGQLHVQGPTGPACCGAIPTLGSQQCPCIPTGYDSAGSVLISPVPHQMMSYMNVGTLSRTELQLLNQLHCRRKRRHRTIFTDEQLEALENLFQETKYPDVGTREQLARKVHLREEKVEVWFKNRRAKWRRQKRSSSEESENSQKWNKSTKTTTEKTEEGKSDVDSDS